A stretch of DNA from Capsicum annuum cultivar UCD-10X-F1 unplaced genomic scaffold, UCD10Xv1.1 ctg1515, whole genome shotgun sequence:
TGTGATCATTTATGAAGATTCAGAGTACGGTAATGGTATCGTTCATTACTTGTCTAATGCCTTGCAAGACATCAATGCTCGTGTTGCCTACAAGAGCCTCATCCCTGTATCAGCTCACGAGGATTTTATACTCAAAGAGCTGTACAAGATGATGACCATGCAGACTAGGGTATTCCTAGTACATCTGTCGTATTCTCTTGGTGCCAAGTTCTTTCTAAAAGCCAAGGCAATAGGTATGATGAGTGAAGGCTATGTCTGGATCATCACCAGTGGTCTTATGGACTTGCTTTCCTCCATGAATTTACATGTTGTGGAAGCCATGCAAGGGGTATTGGGAGTAAAGCCACTCATTCGCAAGACTAGCAATCTTGATCCACTTAGATTGCAAAAGACAATCTTTGACCTTGCCAATCCTGGTTATAAACCAGCAGATACTGTGAGCAATTTTGAAGTATGGGCATATGATACTATGTGGGCACTAGCTATGGCTGCCGAGCAAGTTGGAACTCACTATCCAGAAGCTTCATATCTGGACACAACTGCCGACCTCAATTTTTCAGACCTATTCAACCTTCCTATCTCAAAAAGAGGTCCTAAACTTCTCAAAGCAATTCTGACGACTAGGTTTAAAGGGCTTAGCGGGATGTTCCATCTCGTTGATGGAAAATTGTATCCAACGTCATATAAAATACTCAATGTTGTTGGAAATGGAGAGAAAGAAGTAGCAGTCTGGACACAGTCTCATGGATTAAAAAGTGTGAGACGCAACACTGTCGACAAATTTAATTCAACCAAAAAGGAGGATTTCAGTAGTAGCATCATGTGGCCAGGGAAATCTAGAGTGATACCAAGAGGGTGGGAAGTTCCAGTGAGGGGTAAAAAGCTAAGAGTTGCAGTGGCAGTGAGACCTGGTTTTGAGGAATACTTGAATGTGATGAGGGATTCGAGGACAGGTGCTGTTCATTTTGGTGGGTACTACATAGAAGTATTCAAATCAGTGATGGCAGCTTTACCATATGCAGTGCCTTACGACTTCTTTCACTTTGAGAAGCCAGATGGCTCATGTGCAGGGAGTTACGATGATCTTATTAATCAAGTGTTTCTTCAGGTAACTATACTATAAACTATTACTGGCAGCAGAAATATGATTAAACTATCCAATTAGTCGTTCCTCTTATTTCCTCACCAGATTGTGTTTCTATTCTTTGACCCTGCAAATTCAGAATTATGATGCTGCCATTGGAGATATTACAATCACAGGAAACCGATCAAACTACGTGGACTTCACTTTGCCATTCGCAGAAGGAGGAGTGGTC
This window harbors:
- the LOC124890312 gene encoding glutamate receptor 2.2-like, yielding MNLGERAQVPIVSFSATSPSLQPRTNFFVQTAQTDDTEVGAIAAIVKAFQWNQVVIIYEDSEYGNGIVHYLSNALQDINARVAYKSLIPVSAHEDFILKELYKMMTMQTRVFLVHLSYSLGAKFFLKAKAIGMMSEGYVWIITSGLMDLLSSMNLHVVEAMQGVLGVKPLIRKTSNLDPLRLQKTIFDLANPGYKPADTVSNFEVWAYDTMWALAMAAEQVGTHYPEASYLDTTADLNFSDLFNLPISKRGPKLLKAILTTRFKGLSGMFHLVDGKLYPTSYKILNVVGNGEKEVAVWTQSHGLKSVRRNTVDKFNSTKKEDFSSSIMWPGKSRVIPRGWEVPVRGKKLRVAVAVRPGFEEYLNVMRDSRTGAVHFGGYYIEVFKSVMAALPYAVPYDFFHFEKPDGSCAGSYDDLINQVFLQNYDAAIGDITITGNRSNYVDFTLPFAEGGVVRIVPITYEDDNGMWTFLKPMKKELWLTSIAFFFATGLAVWILEHRTSSAFRGPPSHHLGMIFYFPFSTLVFAHRERMVSNLARLVVVVWMFVVLILNSTYTASLSSRLTVQRLRPAIADVKELIRKGHSVGCYQGSFVCDTLRGMGFKDSKIKMYSLPEDYKEALSYGSKSDSISAFFDVVPYSKLFLSKYCDKYTIVGPTYRTDGFAFVSIKAYKLYLL